aaggccctggttggttcgagCCCGGGATGCGAAAACACAGAACctaccaccacaccaccgtgcagcccgacCTCCCTTTTAACGGGGAGAACTTTTCCAGCAGAACCGGACTCCGTTGTtggcggaacatctgcctcgaccggtcggggtgagaggagagaagtggaggagagagagaccaaaTGTTCGCAGCAATCCGTCCAATGCAGCTCTTGAGACGATTCCCTGAAAACCTCGAGGTGGTGCCGGGGAGAAAAAGTAcgattctctctctgtgaaccAAACGTATTTGTGTAGAATTCCACGGCAGTTCGTACAGTAGCTGTTCAGATCTTTCAACCTGGGCCAAAGTAGCGGACTGACCGACAACAAGCTCGACAACATTAAAGCGAAGACTGCAAATGTGAACCGCGGCTTGAAATGAGACATCAAATGTACACGACGTATGAACAAagctatttttgttttgcagaaacaATTGCTCCTCTGCCAAAACGTCCTCCGCAGGTTTTCCAGCACTTCCCTCGGCGTCTGTGGCCTCGGTCGACGTTTCCCCGCGACAGCGAGCGTCTTTGttgcagcagaagaagaagaaaaaagagaaagggaagaagaaggtgaCAGCCAGGCGGACGGGCACGCTGGCCGTCTGTTGGGGCCTGTTTGCGTCGGTTGCCATAGCGACTGTCAGGCTGCGACGGCGGAGGCATGGCGGAGGGGGGGGCGGCTGCTGCGTGACTTCATGCAGGGCGTAGGGCGGCCGAGCAGAGCGGGACCTTTGGCGTCCGAGTCGCGGAGAACCACAGGGGAAGCATCTGGTGGATCTGCAAAGACTCAGGGTTGgcctcagctgctccagctgctacccacaatgcaccacaGCGGCTTCAAATCCTCTGGACCTGTGCGTCGTTGGGCCGTATTCGTCCAGGGATGCTGTAAGACGGTTGGAATTACGGCAACCACCAAATGTGGACACATCACCACTGGGAATTAAGGCCGATGCTTGAATTCGACGGAACGATCTCATCACAAGGCCCCTTTAGGTCTGGAGCTTTCAGCAGTGTCACGCGATCTTCCCTCAGAGCCATAGATGTTAAAACTGTGGTTTTAGTTTAAATACTCGAcatgctgtgtttttatgtcaGAATGGAGCTAGAAGTTAATTACtttcaaacactgaaataacatCATCATTAATTATGGTCATTGAATCAGAAATGGACAAAAGCGGGACAGACTCTCAGAGATCAGCTCAGGACTTATCTGCGGACTA
The Scophthalmus maximus strain ysfricsl-2021 chromosome 15, ASM2237912v1, whole genome shotgun sequence DNA segment above includes these coding regions:
- the LOC118285953 gene encoding uncharacterized protein LOC118285953, producing MALLPSKQLPSRVDNLRRKQRPTHHLLQDIVNLLPHNGDVSCTCSGHTLASLCASDPCRRSRSPFGKCLWSPPAQQDLGNLATLGFNCSKQLLLCQNVLRRFSSTSLGVCGLGRRFPATASVFVAAEEEEKREREEEGDSQADGHAGRLLGPVCVGCHSDCQAATAEAWRRGGRLLRDFMQGVGRPSRAGPLASESRRTTGEASGGSAKTQGWPQLLQLLPTMHHSGFKSSGPVRRWAVFVQGCCKTVGITATTKCGHITTGN